The following proteins are encoded in a genomic region of Natrinema sp. DC36:
- a CDS encoding glycosyltransferase, translating to MNLLVVAAASLLAVTAAPYICYLLLYAWIRPEGSPADKESAEPTVSIVLPTYNEEQIVETKLEDVLELDYPMEKVELVVVDSSTDDTRTIIREYIADLEAPELVLLEEDERRGLAPALNDAYDAASNEMVVKTDCDSKLAPDALREAAANLADDEIAAVTGQNVEVLGGSEVESGYRGVQSHIQQLESHLDSTLIFHGPFSAFENGALLPLDPNSLADDTELALKIRRQGKRVIFDPSVRYMEASHSEFVKRRKQKDRRGMGLIRLLVQHSDALGKYGRYGRVVLPFNWWFMIASPWLLAATLVVGTGGAISLLGVGGIVLPAGVGLFTYLGQRDLLGPVQALYSIFDTQVSLLRASLELLVGDSDGTWDVDDELREAFE from the coding sequence ATGAATCTGCTTGTCGTGGCTGCTGCCTCGCTTCTTGCGGTGACGGCCGCGCCCTACATTTGCTACCTCCTTCTTTACGCGTGGATTCGACCAGAGGGGTCACCTGCTGACAAAGAGTCTGCCGAACCGACCGTCAGTATCGTCCTCCCGACGTATAACGAAGAACAGATCGTCGAGACGAAACTCGAGGACGTGCTCGAACTCGATTATCCGATGGAGAAAGTCGAACTCGTCGTTGTTGATTCTTCGACTGATGATACTCGGACGATCATCCGAGAGTACATTGCAGATCTCGAGGCGCCCGAGCTGGTGCTGCTGGAGGAGGACGAGCGTCGCGGGCTCGCGCCGGCGCTCAACGACGCCTACGATGCCGCGTCAAATGAGATGGTCGTCAAGACCGACTGCGACTCCAAGCTCGCGCCGGACGCCCTTCGCGAAGCCGCTGCGAATCTTGCTGACGACGAAATTGCGGCTGTTACCGGCCAGAACGTCGAGGTTCTCGGCGGTAGCGAGGTCGAATCAGGGTATCGCGGCGTCCAGAGTCATATCCAGCAACTCGAGTCGCATCTCGATTCGACGCTAATCTTTCACGGGCCATTCTCCGCATTCGAGAACGGCGCATTGCTCCCGCTCGATCCGAATTCGCTGGCTGATGATACTGAACTCGCGCTGAAGATTCGTCGGCAGGGTAAGCGCGTTATTTTCGATCCCTCCGTACGGTACATGGAAGCCTCTCACTCCGAGTTCGTAAAACGGCGAAAGCAAAAGGATAGGCGCGGCATGGGGCTGATTCGACTTCTGGTCCAACACAGCGACGCGCTCGGGAAATACGGGCGGTACGGACGCGTTGTATTGCCGTTCAACTGGTGGTTCATGATCGCCTCGCCGTGGCTGCTAGCGGCGACGCTCGTAGTCGGAACCGGTGGGGCCATTTCGCTGCTCGGTGTCGGTGGCATAGTGTTGCCCGCTGGAGTCGGCCTGTTTACGTATCTCGGACAACGAGACCTGCTGGGGCCAGTGCAGGCGCTGTATTCAATCTTCGATACGCAGGTGTCGCTGTTGCGCGCCAGCCTAGAGTTGCTGGTTGGGGACTCGGATGGGACGTGGGATGTCGACGACGAGTTACGGGAGGCGTTTGAATGA
- a CDS encoding HVO_A0556 family zinc finger protein, with protein sequence MATLRNQTDQSIKLLELLEQTACSFCNGGHLVRDQYKGNEAVVCSSCGTPGAQVWNGQ encoded by the coding sequence ATGGCAACCCTCAGAAATCAAACCGATCAGTCTATAAAACTCTTAGAGCTTCTTGAACAGACTGCGTGTTCCTTCTGTAACGGAGGTCATCTCGTTCGAGATCAATACAAGGGAAACGAGGCCGTTGTTTGTTCGTCTTGCGGAACACCTGGTGCACAAGTGTGGAACGGACAATAG